From Streptomyces durmitorensis, a single genomic window includes:
- a CDS encoding TadE/TadG family type IV pilus assembly protein — MRNVWARALRRHRALGRELRTDDRGLSTIEVVILAPVMILFILVLVAFGQLVDGRGAIDGAARDAARAGSIQKDQATAMAEAKAAAEADLADVCSGPVSVNKTSAGFEAEVDPFFTVEVSCEVRGLDMIGVDVPTTLKASFSSSLDPLRRSV; from the coding sequence ATGAGGAACGTATGGGCACGTGCTCTTCGCCGACACCGCGCGCTCGGTCGCGAACTCAGGACGGATGACCGAGGGCTCTCGACCATCGAGGTGGTCATCCTCGCCCCGGTGATGATCCTCTTCATCCTGGTCCTGGTGGCCTTCGGCCAGCTCGTCGACGGCCGGGGGGCCATCGACGGAGCGGCGCGGGACGCCGCGCGTGCGGGCTCGATCCAGAAGGACCAGGCCACGGCGATGGCGGAGGCGAAGGCGGCCGCGGAGGCGGACCTCGCGGACGTCTGCTCGGGACCGGTCAGCGTCAACAAGACGAGTGCGGGCTTCGAGGCCGAGGTCGACCCCTTCTTCACGGTCGAAGTGAGCTGCGAGGTAAGGGGATTGGACATGATCGGCGTGGACGTCCCGACGACGCTGAAGGCGAGCTTCAGCTCCTCGCTCGACCC
- a CDS encoding TadE family protein: protein MTAIEFVLLTPVLFFMIFATVQFALYFFADHVAQAAAQAGARKARATADENPGGWRGDARDVVDDYIQQLGPQLVIGPDVKTLEPKANTVGVEITANVPSVFPGLDLTVHAQSSGPVERFVEDGEGG, encoded by the coding sequence ATGACCGCGATCGAGTTCGTGCTGCTCACTCCGGTCCTCTTCTTCATGATCTTCGCGACGGTGCAGTTCGCGCTGTACTTCTTCGCGGATCATGTCGCCCAGGCCGCGGCGCAGGCGGGTGCGCGCAAGGCCCGCGCGACGGCCGACGAGAACCCGGGCGGCTGGCGTGGCGACGCGCGCGACGTGGTCGACGACTACATCCAGCAGCTCGGACCGCAGTTGGTGATCGGCCCCGACGTGAAGACGCTGGAGCCGAAGGCGAACACGGTCGGGGTGGAGATCACCGCGAACGTGCCCTCGGTCTTCCCGGGCCTCGACCTGACGGTGCACGCGCAGTCGTCCGGGCCGGTGGAGCGGTTCGTGGAGGACGGTGAGGGCGGCTGA
- a CDS encoding type II secretion system F family protein, whose translation MSLTMPIVIGAIMGLGIYALVRALMPSKRSAVATVARIDAMRARGAAYESHRASSDESQGNAGRLGSARTRVGMRVADFYLQQGWEQRSLRADLAVLDRSWEKFLATKTLLAAAGVFFGPFLFAVIWTLGMGSSPIIPVWLALMFGALFFFLPDLEVRRDAANKRRDLRRVIGAYLDLVSMSLAGGRGLPEALMAAAEISDGWATRRIRAALADARITGISQWQALGALGEQLGVEELKDLSASLALVADDGAKVRESLASRAETMRHREMAEIEGSAGEKSQSMLVAQLLLCAGFLVFLIFPAAMRVFQV comes from the coding sequence ATGAGCCTGACGATGCCGATAGTGATCGGCGCCATCATGGGCCTTGGCATCTACGCCCTCGTCCGTGCGCTGATGCCCTCCAAGCGCAGCGCGGTCGCCACGGTCGCGCGGATCGACGCCATGCGGGCCCGGGGCGCGGCGTACGAATCGCATCGCGCCTCGTCCGACGAGAGCCAGGGCAATGCGGGTCGGCTCGGGTCGGCCCGTACCCGGGTGGGCATGCGAGTCGCCGACTTCTACCTCCAGCAGGGCTGGGAACAGCGCTCGCTGCGGGCCGACTTGGCGGTGCTCGACCGGAGCTGGGAGAAGTTCCTGGCGACGAAGACGCTGCTTGCGGCCGCGGGTGTGTTCTTCGGCCCGTTCCTGTTCGCCGTCATCTGGACCCTGGGCATGGGCAGCAGCCCGATCATCCCGGTCTGGCTGGCCCTCATGTTCGGTGCTCTCTTCTTCTTCCTGCCCGATCTCGAAGTGCGGCGGGACGCGGCGAACAAGCGGCGCGACCTGCGCCGCGTCATCGGTGCCTATCTGGACCTGGTGTCGATGAGCCTGGCGGGCGGGCGTGGTCTTCCCGAGGCCTTGATGGCGGCGGCGGAGATCTCGGACGGATGGGCGACGCGGCGCATCCGAGCGGCCCTCGCGGACGCGCGCATCACCGGCATCAGTCAGTGGCAGGCGCTCGGCGCCCTCGGCGAACAGCTGGGCGTCGAGGAGCTCAAGGACCTGTCGGCGTCCCTGGCGCTTGTGGCGGACGACGGCGCCAAGGTGCGCGAGTCGCTCGCCTCCCGCGCCGAGACGATGCGCCACCGCGAGATGGCCGAGATCGAGGGCAGCGCGGGCGAGAAGTCCCAGTCGATGCTCGTCGCCCAGCTGTTGCTGTGTGCGGGCTTCCTGGTCTTCCTCATCTTCCCGGCGGCGATGCGCGTGTTCCAGGTCTAG
- a CDS encoding type II secretion system F family protein, translating into MNSLGSMGGLFSLPVLYALGCGLAVGGGLAVLAIALRGLPVKPEHEKQKASERMSELIRFAGQRGSLAIGVGLVVLLLTRWAVAGIASGILVFFWDKLFGGAAEERSQMRRVEALAAWTESLRDTIAGAVGLEQAIPASARAAAPVLRPHLDALVDRLRARTPLPEALQVLADEIDDASADIIVAALILNAKLRGPGLRQVLGALAKSAREEVDMRQRVMAQRASTRRSVQIVVAVSIAFVLGLSIFNRDFVAPYGTAVGQLVLACVCGLFALGFWWLRKLSTVETPDRFLVRDEPGVQFVRPRGPGSAPAAGEQAPLNGPSGPYGQPQPGAGQPGPGQPGQPGFSNSEGVRR; encoded by the coding sequence ATGAACTCACTCGGCTCGATGGGCGGCCTTTTCTCGCTGCCCGTCCTGTACGCACTGGGCTGCGGCCTCGCGGTCGGCGGTGGCCTCGCGGTCCTCGCGATCGCGCTGCGCGGTCTGCCGGTGAAGCCCGAGCACGAGAAGCAGAAGGCCAGCGAGCGGATGAGCGAGCTGATCCGCTTCGCGGGCCAGCGCGGCTCGCTCGCGATCGGTGTCGGCCTGGTGGTGCTTCTCCTCACCCGCTGGGCGGTGGCGGGCATCGCGTCCGGCATCCTCGTCTTCTTCTGGGACAAGCTGTTCGGCGGAGCGGCGGAGGAGCGGTCGCAGATGCGCCGCGTCGAGGCCCTCGCCGCCTGGACGGAGTCCCTGCGCGACACGATCGCGGGCGCGGTCGGCCTGGAGCAGGCGATCCCCGCCTCGGCACGGGCGGCGGCTCCCGTCCTGCGCCCCCACCTGGACGCCCTGGTGGACCGGTTGCGTGCGCGTACGCCGCTGCCCGAGGCCCTTCAGGTCCTCGCCGACGAGATCGACGACGCGTCGGCGGACATCATCGTGGCGGCCCTGATCCTGAACGCGAAGCTGCGTGGACCCGGCCTGCGCCAGGTCCTCGGCGCTCTGGCCAAGTCGGCCCGCGAAGAGGTCGACATGCGCCAGCGCGTGATGGCGCAGCGGGCGTCGACGCGGCGGTCGGTACAGATCGTGGTCGCGGTGTCGATCGCGTTCGTACTCGGCCTCTCGATCTTCAACCGCGACTTCGTCGCGCCGTACGGCACGGCGGTCGGCCAGCTCGTCCTGGCGTGCGTCTGCGGTCTGTTCGCGCTCGGGTTCTGGTGGCTGCGGAAGCTGTCGACGGTGGAGACGCCGGACCGGTTCCTGGTCAGGGACGAGCCCGGGGTGCAGTTCGTGCGGCCGCGGGGGCCGGGGAGTGCCCCTGCTGCGGGTGAGCAGGCGCCGCTGAACGGTCCGTCGGGTCCGTACGGCCAGCCGCAGCCGGGTGCGGGGCAGCCGGGGCCGGGTCAGCCGGGTCAGCCGGGCTTCTCGAATTCTGAGGGGGTACGTCGATGA